A section of the Streptomyces sp. SLBN-118 genome encodes:
- a CDS encoding cytochrome c oxidase assembly protein has protein sequence MDHSGHGMTMDLPPFTLGRGLEYSPDPFFLVGSVLALALYGWGVLRLRRRGDSWPVGRTICFTVGVLSVALVMCTKLNDYGMVMFSVHMVQHMVISMLSPIVLLLGAPVTLALRALPVASRRGSKGPRELLLALLHSRYMRIVTHPAFTIPLFIASLYGLYFSPLFDFLMESKTGHVAMMVHFLVVGLVFFWPIMGIDPGPHRPGYVIRMLELFAGMPFHAFFGIALMMATEPMISAYRNPPASLGIDALTDQNAAGGIAWAFSEIPSVLVLIALVFQWYASEQRQAKRTDRAADRDGDKDLEAYNAYLASLQARGQ, from the coding sequence ATGGATCACAGCGGGCACGGCATGACGATGGATCTGCCGCCGTTCACGCTGGGGCGGGGACTCGAGTACTCACCGGACCCGTTCTTCCTCGTCGGCTCCGTGCTGGCTCTCGCGCTGTACGGCTGGGGCGTACTGCGGCTGCGAAGGCGCGGGGACAGCTGGCCGGTCGGCCGGACGATCTGCTTCACGGTCGGCGTGCTGAGCGTGGCCCTGGTGATGTGCACCAAGCTCAATGACTACGGCATGGTCATGTTCAGCGTGCACATGGTGCAGCACATGGTCATCAGCATGCTCTCCCCCATCGTGCTGCTGCTCGGGGCGCCGGTGACGCTGGCGCTGCGCGCCCTGCCGGTCGCGAGCCGTCGCGGCAGCAAGGGGCCGCGCGAACTGCTCCTGGCCCTGCTGCACAGCCGATACATGCGGATCGTCACGCACCCCGCCTTCACGATCCCGCTGTTCATCGCGAGCCTGTACGGGCTCTACTTCAGCCCCCTCTTCGACTTCCTGATGGAGTCGAAGACCGGGCATGTGGCGATGATGGTGCACTTCCTCGTGGTGGGCCTCGTCTTCTTCTGGCCGATCATGGGTATCGACCCGGGTCCGCACCGGCCGGGGTATGTGATCCGGATGCTGGAGCTCTTCGCGGGCATGCCGTTCCACGCCTTCTTCGGGATCGCTCTGATGATGGCGACCGAGCCGATGATCAGCGCGTACAGGAATCCGCCGGCCTCCCTCGGCATCGACGCGCTCACCGACCAGAACGCGGCCGGCGGTATCGCCTGGGCCTTCAGCGAGATCCCGTCCGTACTGGTGCTGATCGCTCTGGTCTTCCAGTGGTACGCCTCCGAACAGCGGCAGGCCAAGCGCACGGACCGGGCCGCGGACCGGGACGGCGACAAGGATCTCGAGGCGTACAACGCGTATCTCGCCTCGCTCCAGGCACGCGGACAGTAA
- a CDS encoding ATP-binding protein translates to MHVTAACRYTLEVQASTERIPQIRRILAAHLRHWSLEDHIAPVCRAVDELVGNVVQHVKGDKACVVELRWTGRHLIASVADKDRRMPRVTSSSPAKGGLATVAVLSDSWGTCGTATGKVIWFSRRVKEVQRVLLSAGAPMPPVREFKPLPRSLALPEGEDAAVPQEVREPDRAIAAAGVG, encoded by the coding sequence ATGCATGTCACGGCCGCCTGCCGCTACACCTTGGAAGTGCAGGCATCGACAGAACGGATTCCCCAGATCCGGCGCATTCTCGCAGCGCATCTTCGGCACTGGAGTCTCGAGGACCACATCGCACCAGTCTGCCGCGCGGTCGACGAACTCGTCGGCAACGTCGTCCAGCATGTGAAGGGCGACAAGGCGTGCGTGGTGGAGCTGCGCTGGACGGGAAGGCACCTGATCGCATCCGTCGCGGACAAGGACCGCAGGATGCCGCGGGTGACCAGTTCCTCCCCCGCGAAGGGCGGACTGGCCACGGTCGCCGTGCTCAGCGACAGCTGGGGCACGTGCGGTACCGCCACCGGCAAGGTGATCTGGTTCAGCCGACGCGTCAAGGAAGTCCAGCGCGTCCTGCTTTCCGCAGGCGCTCCGATGCCCCCTGTCCGCGAGTTCAAGCCGCTGCCGAGGAGCCTGGCGCTACCGGAGGGCGAGGACGCCGCGGTGCCGCAGGAGGTACGCGAGCCGGACCGCGCGATCGCGGCCGCCGGGGTCGGATGA
- a CDS encoding 1-acyl-sn-glycerol-3-phosphate acyltransferase, with protein sequence MFYYVLKYVILGPLLRLLFRPRIEGLEHIPAEGAAIVAGNHLSFSDHFLMPAITKRRITFLAKAEYFTGPGLKGRLTAAFFRSAGQIPVDRSGKEAGQAAIREGLGVLSKGELLGIYPEGTRSHDGRLYKGKVGVAVMALRARVPVVPCAMVGTFEIQPPGQVLPKIKRVTVRFGEPMDFSRYEGMENEKAAIRAVTDEIMYAILELSGQEYVDRYAAEVKAEREPAKKFPRRRS encoded by the coding sequence TTGTTCTATTACGTGCTCAAATACGTCATTCTGGGGCCGCTGTTGCGGTTGCTGTTCCGGCCCAGGATCGAGGGACTCGAGCACATCCCCGCGGAGGGCGCGGCCATCGTCGCGGGCAATCACCTGTCGTTCTCGGACCACTTCCTGATGCCCGCGATCACCAAGCGGCGCATCACCTTCCTCGCCAAGGCGGAGTACTTCACCGGGCCGGGCCTGAAGGGCCGTCTGACCGCCGCCTTCTTCCGCAGCGCCGGACAGATCCCGGTCGACCGCTCCGGCAAGGAAGCGGGCCAGGCGGCGATCCGCGAGGGGCTCGGGGTGCTGAGCAAGGGCGAGCTGCTGGGGATCTACCCCGAAGGAACGCGTTCGCACGACGGCAGGCTCTACAAGGGCAAGGTCGGCGTCGCCGTGATGGCGTTGCGGGCGAGGGTGCCGGTCGTGCCGTGCGCCATGGTGGGCACCTTCGAGATCCAGCCGCCGGGACAGGTCCTGCCGAAGATCAAGCGGGTCACCGTGCGGTTCGGGGAGCCGATGGACTTCTCCCGGTACGAGGGCATGGAGAACGAGAAGGCCGCCATCCGCGCGGTCACCGACGAGATCATGTACGCGATCCTCGAACTGTCCGGCCAGGAGTACGTGGACCGCTACGCCGCCGAGGTCAAGGCAGAGCGGGAGCCGGCGAAGAAGTTCCCGCGGCGACGAAGCTGA
- a CDS encoding alpha/beta hydrolase: MRRTAVLGSAGTLIAGTLITGAITAPAANATGSHSGWSEARGVQVAAERAAKKGIDWADCPADWGLAKPIQCGWVSVPLDYARPNGKQIKIAVDRIGNTGTKAERQGSLVYNPGGPGGSGMRFPTRVTNKNPLWANASKAYDFVGFDPRGVGHSAPISCVDPQEFVKAPKADPVPDSEAEKRAQRKLAAEYADGCAERSGWMLPHMTTPNTARDLDVVRAALGEQKLNFLGVSYGTYIGAVYATLFPGHVRRMIVDSVVNPSREKIWYEANLDQDVAFQMRWNDWKAWVAKNDATFHIGDTPEKVEQQWLKLRATAKKSPLGGVVGPAELISFFQSAPYYDSSWVPVAQTWSKYIAGDTLALVDAAAPDLSDTKGNIASENGNAVYTAVECADAKWPTSWKKWDRDNSRLHKDYPFMTWANAWMNLPCATWSSKQHNPLYVKTGKGLPPVLIVQSTRDAATPFDGAVELHKRLKGSRLIIEKDAGSHGVTGLVNPCINQRVDAYLVSGTVDSSDVACTPHATPKP, from the coding sequence GTGAGACGCACAGCAGTGCTCGGCTCGGCCGGCACTCTGATCGCGGGCACCCTCATCACGGGCGCGATCACCGCACCGGCAGCCAACGCCACTGGCAGCCACAGCGGTTGGTCCGAGGCACGTGGTGTTCAGGTCGCCGCGGAGCGGGCCGCGAAGAAGGGGATCGACTGGGCGGACTGCCCGGCGGACTGGGGACTTGCCAAGCCCATCCAGTGCGGATGGGTGAGCGTGCCGCTCGACTACGCACGCCCCAACGGCAAGCAGATCAAGATTGCCGTCGACCGAATAGGCAACACGGGCACCAAGGCTGAGCGCCAGGGGTCCCTGGTCTACAACCCGGGCGGCCCCGGCGGCTCGGGCATGCGCTTCCCTACCCGGGTCACCAACAAGAACCCGCTCTGGGCCAACGCATCGAAGGCGTACGACTTCGTCGGCTTCGACCCTCGGGGTGTGGGCCACTCGGCCCCCATCTCCTGTGTCGACCCGCAAGAGTTCGTGAAGGCACCGAAGGCCGACCCGGTGCCCGACAGCGAGGCCGAAAAGCGCGCCCAGCGCAAGCTCGCCGCCGAGTACGCGGACGGGTGCGCCGAGCGCAGCGGCTGGATGCTGCCGCACATGACCACGCCGAACACCGCGCGCGACCTGGATGTCGTCCGGGCCGCCCTCGGCGAGCAGAAGCTCAACTTCCTGGGCGTCTCCTACGGCACCTACATCGGGGCGGTCTACGCGACGCTCTTCCCGGGCCATGTGCGCCGGATGATCGTCGACAGCGTCGTCAATCCCTCGCGGGAGAAGATCTGGTACGAGGCCAACCTCGATCAGGACGTCGCCTTCCAGATGCGCTGGAACGACTGGAAGGCATGGGTCGCCAAGAACGACGCGACCTTCCACATCGGGGACACCCCCGAGAAGGTCGAGCAGCAGTGGCTGAAGCTGCGGGCCACCGCCAAGAAGAGCCCCCTCGGCGGGGTCGTCGGACCGGCGGAGCTCATCAGCTTCTTCCAGAGCGCGCCGTACTACGACTCCTCCTGGGTGCCCGTCGCCCAGACCTGGAGCAAGTACATCGCGGGTGACACCCTGGCGCTGGTCGACGCAGCGGCGCCCGACCTGTCCGACACCAAGGGCAACATCGCCTCGGAGAACGGCAACGCCGTCTACACGGCCGTCGAGTGCGCGGACGCCAAGTGGCCGACCAGCTGGAAGAAGTGGGACCGGGACAACTCCCGGCTCCACAAGGACTACCCGTTCATGACGTGGGCCAACGCCTGGATGAACCTTCCGTGCGCCACGTGGTCGTCCAAGCAGCACAACCCGCTGTACGTGAAGACGGGCAAGGGTCTGCCGCCGGTGCTCATCGTGCAGTCGACCCGTGACGCCGCCACTCCCTTCGACGGTGCCGTCGAGCTGCACAAGCGCCTCAAGGGCTCGCGTCTGATCATCGAGAAGGACGCCGGTTCGCACGGTGTGACCGGTCTGGTCAACCCGTGCATCAACCAGCGGGTGGATGCCTACCTGGTCAGCGGCACGGTGGACAGCAGCGACGTGGCGTGCACCCCGCACGCCACGCCCAAGCCGTAG
- a CDS encoding urease accessory protein UreD, translating into MSIQATARVVATRDGLPVLTGDGPLALRRTRAVGPCVRVTVVGAMSAPLGGDRLAIEAEAAEGTRLHIDSAAATIALPGRTAEQAHYDVSLTVGEDAELRWLPEQLISAYGSDLRMRTRVDLAASARLVLREEQILGRYGEEPGTLATRLTVHRAGRPLLDQELSYGPGAHGGWDGGAVLAGHRAVGQLLVVYPEFEEKPVQSRLLDEYAVLTPLAGPAYLVTAVAPDARQLRFVLDEVLDAEHLER; encoded by the coding sequence ATGAGCATCCAGGCAACCGCCCGTGTCGTCGCCACCCGCGACGGCCTGCCGGTACTGACGGGCGACGGACCGCTCGCCCTGCGCCGCACGCGCGCCGTAGGCCCCTGTGTCCGTGTCACCGTCGTCGGCGCGATGAGCGCACCGCTCGGTGGCGACCGGCTGGCCATCGAGGCGGAGGCGGCCGAGGGTACGCGGCTCCACATCGACTCCGCCGCGGCGACCATCGCGCTGCCCGGCCGCACCGCTGAACAGGCCCATTACGACGTGTCGTTGACTGTCGGCGAGGATGCCGAACTGCGCTGGCTGCCGGAGCAGCTCATCTCTGCGTACGGCAGCGATCTGCGGATGCGTACGCGCGTCGACCTGGCGGCGAGCGCACGGCTGGTGCTGCGCGAGGAACAGATCCTCGGCCGCTACGGCGAAGAGCCCGGCACTCTCGCGACCCGCCTCACCGTCCACCGCGCCGGACGTCCCTTGCTGGACCAGGAATTGAGCTACGGCCCCGGCGCCCACGGTGGCTGGGACGGCGGCGCGGTCCTGGCCGGCCATCGTGCGGTCGGTCAACTTCTCGTCGTGTACCCCGAGTTCGAGGAGAAGCCTGTCCAGTCACGGCTGTTGGACGAGTACGCGGTTCTGACACCGCTTGCCGGTCCCGCCTACCTGGTCACGGCCGTGGCGCCGGATGCCCGCCAACTCCGGTTCGTACTCGATGAAGTGCTGGACGCGGAACATCTTGAGCGGTGA
- the ureG gene encoding urease accessory protein UreG, translating into MHLDHSPSGPAAVSADAVRPDGSRRALRIGLGGPVGSGKTATVAALCRALRDQLSIAVVTNDIYTREDAEFLLRNAVLPPERIQAVETGACPHTAIRDDISANLEAVEDLEESVGPLDLILVESGGDNLTATFSKGLVDAQIFVIDVAGGDDIPRKGGPGVTTADLLVVNKTDLAPHVGSDLGRMARDAKEQRGELPVAFTSLKGEDGVRPVADWVRDRLAAWTA; encoded by the coding sequence ATGCATCTCGACCACTCGCCCTCGGGCCCGGCAGCCGTGAGTGCCGACGCCGTACGCCCCGACGGCAGCCGGCGCGCCCTGCGCATCGGGCTCGGCGGACCGGTGGGCTCCGGCAAGACCGCCACCGTCGCGGCGCTCTGCCGCGCCCTGCGCGACCAGCTGTCCATCGCCGTCGTCACCAACGACATCTACACCCGCGAGGACGCCGAATTCCTGCTCCGCAACGCCGTACTGCCGCCCGAGCGCATTCAGGCAGTCGAGACCGGAGCCTGCCCCCACACCGCCATCCGCGACGACATCTCCGCCAACCTCGAAGCCGTCGAAGACCTGGAGGAGAGCGTCGGTCCGCTCGATCTGATCCTCGTCGAGTCCGGCGGCGACAATCTCACCGCAACCTTCTCCAAGGGCCTCGTCGACGCCCAGATCTTCGTCATCGACGTCGCGGGCGGCGACGACATCCCGCGCAAGGGCGGCCCCGGTGTCACCACCGCCGATCTGCTCGTCGTCAACAAGACCGACCTCGCGCCCCACGTCGGCTCCGACCTCGGCCGGATGGCACGCGACGCCAAGGAACAGCGCGGCGAACTCCCCGTCGCCTTCACCTCGTTGAAGGGCGAGGACGGCGTGCGCCCGGTCGCCGACTGGGTGCGCGACCGGCTGGCCGCCTGGACCGCATGA
- a CDS encoding urease accessory protein UreF yields MDDNSSIRASAAAGATGTGGPAAPAARAALLVLADGRFPAGGHAHSGGAEAAVTAGRIRDARDLEAFCRGRLHTTGLTSAGLAAAAALGLDPLALDAAADARTPSPALRATARKLGRQMMRAARSTWPSPELDALAAAFPRGTHQPIVLGLAARSAGLGPEDAAHCAVYESVGGPATAAVRLLSLDPFEATAVLAHLAPALDEVAAQAARAARDGVDALPAASAPLLDITAEAHAAWPVRLFAS; encoded by the coding sequence ATGGACGATAACTCCAGCATTCGAGCGTCCGCAGCCGCCGGAGCCACCGGCACCGGCGGACCGGCCGCGCCCGCTGCCCGCGCCGCGCTGCTCGTCCTCGCCGACGGCCGGTTCCCCGCCGGTGGTCACGCCCACTCCGGCGGGGCAGAAGCGGCCGTCACCGCGGGCCGGATCCGCGACGCCCGGGATCTGGAGGCATTCTGCCGGGGGCGGCTGCACACCACGGGTCTCACCTCGGCGGGGCTCGCCGCCGCGGCTGCCCTCGGTCTCGATCCCCTCGCGCTCGACGCCGCCGCCGATGCCCGTACCCCCTCACCCGCCCTGCGGGCCACCGCCCGCAAGCTCGGCCGCCAGATGATGCGCGCCGCCCGCTCCACCTGGCCGAGTCCCGAACTGGACGCGCTCGCCGCGGCGTTCCCGCGCGGCACCCACCAGCCGATCGTCCTCGGGCTCGCCGCCCGCTCCGCCGGACTCGGCCCCGAGGACGCCGCGCACTGTGCCGTGTACGAGTCGGTCGGCGGACCGGCCACCGCCGCCGTACGCCTCCTCAGCCTGGACCCCTTCGAGGCCACCGCCGTCCTCGCCCACCTCGCACCCGCCCTGGACGAGGTCGCCGCACAGGCCGCACGCGCCGCGCGCGACGGTGTCGACGCACTGCCCGCAGCGTCCGCCCCGCTGCTCGACATCACGGCGGAGGCGCACGCCGCCTGGCCCGTTCGCCTCTTCGCCTCGTAA
- a CDS encoding urease subunit alpha, which translates to MPELNRAVYADLFGPTTGDRIRLADTDLLVEIEQDRSGGPGLAGDEAVFGGGKVIRESMGQSRTTRAEGAPDTVITGAVVIDHWGIVKADIGIRDGRITGIGKAGNPDTMDGVHPDLVIGPETEIIAGNGRIVTAGAVDAHVHFISPTIIDQALATGVTTLVGGGTGPAEGTKATTITPGPWHLARMFEATDSFPVNIGLLGKGNTMSREAMHSQLRGGALGFKIHEDWGATPAVIDACLSVCEDTGAQLAIHTDTLNEAGFVQDTLAAIAGRTIHAYHTEGAGGGHAPDIITVVGEPHILPSSTNPTRPHTVNTVEEHLDMLMVCHHLNPAVPEDLAFAESRIRPSTIAAEDILHDLGAISIISSDAQAMGRVGEVIMRTWQTAHVMKKRRGALPGDGRADNHRARRYVAKYTINPAVAQGLDHEIGSVESGKLADLVLWDPAFFGVKPHLVIKGGQIAYAQMGDANASIPTPQPVMPRPMFGALGKAPAANSFNFVARAAIEDDLPERLGLGKKFVPITSTRRVTKADMRENDALPRVEVDADTFTVTIDGETVEPAPAAELPMAQRYFLF; encoded by the coding sequence ATGCCTGAGCTGAATCGTGCCGTCTACGCCGATCTCTTCGGCCCCACCACCGGCGACCGGATCCGGCTCGCCGACACCGACCTTCTCGTCGAGATCGAGCAGGACCGTTCCGGCGGGCCCGGACTCGCGGGCGACGAAGCCGTGTTCGGCGGCGGCAAGGTGATCCGCGAGTCGATGGGCCAGTCCCGTACGACACGGGCCGAAGGCGCACCGGACACCGTCATCACGGGAGCGGTCGTCATCGACCACTGGGGCATCGTCAAGGCGGACATCGGCATCCGCGACGGCCGCATCACGGGCATCGGCAAAGCCGGCAACCCCGACACGATGGACGGCGTACACCCCGATCTCGTCATCGGACCCGAGACCGAGATCATCGCGGGCAACGGAAGAATCGTGACCGCGGGCGCCGTCGACGCGCATGTCCACTTCATCTCGCCGACCATCATCGACCAGGCCCTGGCGACCGGTGTCACCACACTCGTCGGCGGCGGCACCGGACCGGCCGAGGGCACCAAGGCCACCACCATCACCCCCGGGCCGTGGCACCTTGCCCGGATGTTCGAGGCGACGGACTCCTTCCCCGTGAACATCGGACTGCTCGGCAAGGGCAATACGATGTCCCGCGAGGCCATGCACTCCCAACTGCGCGGCGGGGCGCTCGGGTTCAAGATCCACGAGGACTGGGGGGCGACCCCCGCCGTCATCGACGCCTGCCTGAGCGTCTGCGAGGACACGGGCGCCCAGCTCGCCATCCACACGGACACCCTCAACGAAGCGGGCTTCGTCCAGGACACCCTCGCCGCGATCGCGGGCCGCACCATCCACGCGTACCACACCGAGGGCGCGGGCGGCGGGCACGCACCGGACATCATCACCGTGGTCGGCGAGCCGCACATCCTGCCCAGCTCCACCAACCCGACCCGGCCGCACACCGTCAACACCGTCGAGGAACACCTCGACATGCTGATGGTCTGCCACCACCTCAACCCGGCCGTGCCCGAGGACCTCGCCTTCGCGGAGTCCCGTATCCGGCCCTCCACGATCGCGGCCGAGGACATCCTGCACGACCTCGGCGCCATCTCGATCATCTCCTCGGACGCCCAGGCCATGGGTCGCGTCGGCGAGGTGATCATGCGTACCTGGCAGACGGCCCACGTGATGAAGAAGCGGCGAGGAGCACTGCCCGGAGACGGCCGTGCCGACAACCACCGGGCACGTCGCTATGTCGCCAAATACACGATCAACCCCGCGGTCGCGCAGGGCCTCGACCACGAGATCGGCTCGGTCGAGAGCGGCAAGCTCGCGGACCTGGTGCTCTGGGATCCGGCCTTCTTCGGCGTCAAGCCGCACCTGGTCATCAAGGGCGGCCAGATCGCGTACGCGCAGATGGGCGACGCGAACGCCTCCATCCCAACGCCCCAGCCGGTCATGCCGCGGCCGATGTTCGGCGCGCTCGGCAAGGCGCCCGCCGCGAACTCGTTCAACTTCGTCGCCCGGGCTGCGATCGAGGACGATCTGCCCGAACGCCTCGGCCTGGGCAAGAAGTTCGTGCCGATCACCAGCACGCGCCGCGTCACCAAGGCCGATATGCGGGAGAACGACGCGCTCCCGCGGGTCGAGGTCGACGCCGACACCTTCACGGTGACGATCGACGGCGAGACCGTCGAACCGGCCCCGGCCGCCGAACTTCCCATGGCCCAGCGCTACTTCCTGTTCTGA
- a CDS encoding urease subunit beta has protein sequence MIPGEILFAEGRVSLNQGREVTRLGVVNAADRPVQVGSHYHFAEANPGLEFDRAAARGLRLNIAAGTAVRFEPGIPVDVELVPFTGRRVIAGLRGEVGGGLDA, from the coding sequence ATGATCCCCGGAGAGATCCTCTTCGCCGAGGGCCGCGTGTCCCTCAACCAGGGCCGTGAGGTCACCCGCCTCGGCGTCGTCAACGCCGCCGACCGGCCCGTCCAGGTCGGCTCCCACTACCACTTCGCCGAGGCCAACCCCGGCCTGGAATTCGACCGCGCCGCCGCGCGCGGCCTGCGGCTGAACATCGCCGCGGGCACCGCCGTGCGCTTCGAGCCCGGCATTCCCGTCGATGTGGAACTCGTCCCCTTCACCGGCCGACGCGTCATCGCGGGTCTGCGGGGAGAGGTCGGAGGCGGTCTCGATGCCTGA
- a CDS encoding urease subunit gamma produces MQLSPHEQERLLIHVAADVAQKRRARGVRLNHPESVALITSHILEGARDGRTVAELMASGRTVLTRADVMEGIPEMIHDVQVEATFLDGTKLVTVHDPIV; encoded by the coding sequence GTGCAACTCTCCCCGCACGAGCAGGAACGACTGCTCATCCATGTGGCCGCCGACGTGGCGCAGAAGCGCCGAGCGCGCGGGGTGCGGCTCAATCACCCCGAATCCGTCGCCCTGATCACGTCGCACATCCTCGAAGGCGCCAGGGACGGCCGCACCGTGGCCGAACTCATGGCCTCGGGCCGTACGGTCCTCACCCGCGCCGACGTCATGGAGGGCATCCCCGAGATGATCCATGACGTCCAGGTCGAGGCGACCTTCCTGGACGGAACCAAGCTCGTCACCGTCCACGACCCGATCGTCTGA
- a CDS encoding type II toxin-antitoxin system Phd/YefM family antitoxin — MAYEIPVTQARAELAELINRVVYGGERVVVTRHGKPLVALVSAADLERLERDQEAAEEQVISSVCSLGSAASATGERGRFGLAAEHRRPDERR, encoded by the coding sequence ATGGCCTACGAGATTCCGGTGACGCAAGCCCGCGCAGAGCTCGCCGAACTGATCAACCGCGTCGTCTACGGCGGGGAGCGCGTCGTCGTGACCCGGCACGGGAAGCCACTCGTGGCGCTGGTGTCCGCCGCTGACCTGGAACGACTGGAGCGGGATCAGGAGGCCGCCGAGGAGCAGGTGATCAGCTCGGTCTGCTCGCTCGGCTCGGCAGCGTCCGCTACCGGTGAACGGGGGCGCTTCGGTCTCGCGGCCGAGCACCGGCGCCCCGACGAGCGCCGCTGA
- a CDS encoding ATP-dependent Clp protease proteolytic subunit → MNRPAARHVLPQFTERTSAGHRTLDPYSKLLDERIIFLGSAVDDTAAGDVIAQFLHLEYAAPDRDISLYINSPGGSLSAMSAIYDTMQVITCDVETTCLGQAASTAALLLSAGAPGKRMALPGARIVLQQPALEEPLQGRPSDLEIQAQELLRLRTQLAGMLVHHTGQTTERIAADLERDKIFDAEAALAYGLVDHVIKNRKTSLSSAGSR, encoded by the coding sequence ATGAACCGACCAGCCGCCCGCCACGTCCTGCCCCAGTTCACCGAGCGCACCAGTGCGGGCCACCGCACCCTCGATCCGTACTCGAAGCTGCTCGACGAGCGGATCATCTTCCTCGGCAGCGCCGTCGACGACACCGCCGCAGGCGATGTGATCGCGCAGTTCCTGCACCTCGAGTACGCGGCGCCGGACCGCGACATCTCCCTGTACATCAACTCCCCCGGCGGCTCACTCAGCGCCATGTCCGCGATCTACGACACGATGCAGGTGATCACCTGCGACGTGGAGACGACCTGCCTCGGGCAGGCCGCCTCCACCGCCGCGCTGCTGCTCTCCGCCGGGGCCCCGGGTAAGCGGATGGCGCTGCCCGGCGCCCGGATCGTCCTGCAGCAGCCCGCGCTCGAGGAGCCGTTGCAGGGCCGGCCCTCCGATCTGGAGATCCAGGCACAGGAGTTGCTGCGCCTGCGGACCCAACTCGCCGGGATGCTCGTACACCACACCGGCCAGACCACCGAGCGGATAGCCGCCGACCTGGAGCGCGACAAGATCTTTGATGCCGAGGCCGCCCTGGCCTACGGGCTGGTGGACCATGTGATCAAGAACCGCAAGACCTCGCTCTCCTCCGCCGGTTCGAGGTGA
- a CDS encoding C40 family peptidase has translation MNPQIHVPLLMTRAGAVSALTLAAVGGSLLVPGTVPEAHAATTRAKAALKVAASKRGAPYRYGAAGPSRFDCSGLTLYSYKRVGKKLPRTAQQQFNKTRRVPASSRQQGDLVFFHSGSRVYHVGIYAGRGRIWHSPKTGSWVKLEKIWTKSVWYGRVR, from the coding sequence ATGAATCCGCAGATTCATGTCCCGTTGTTGATGACCAGGGCGGGCGCCGTGTCGGCACTGACCCTTGCCGCCGTCGGCGGCTCTCTGCTGGTCCCGGGCACCGTTCCCGAGGCCCATGCGGCAACGACCCGCGCGAAGGCTGCGCTCAAGGTGGCCGCCTCGAAGAGGGGGGCGCCCTACAGGTACGGCGCCGCGGGTCCCTCCCGGTTCGACTGCTCGGGGCTGACGCTTTATTCGTACAAAAGGGTGGGCAAGAAGCTCCCCCGTACGGCTCAGCAGCAGTTCAACAAGACCCGTCGTGTCCCGGCCTCCTCGAGGCAGCAGGGAGACCTGGTCTTCTTCCACTCCGGCAGCAGGGTCTACCACGTGGGCATCTACGCCGGCCGCGGCAGGATCTGGCACTCGCCGAAGACCGGCTCCTGGGTGAAGCTGGAGAAGATCTGGACCAAGAGCGTCTGGTACGGCCGGGTCCGCTGA
- a CDS encoding LysE family translocator — MDAQLFAFIGVAAGMVAMPGADFTVVVRNALASRRAGVACAVGVAGGLLVHTALAVAGLAAVLVAVPVLFRTLQILGGAYVLYLGVRAVRSALRPVLAVEDPEAAATQGIGRSLRQGFLTNVLNPKAPVLFLSLLPQFVPDGAAVLPRTLLLASIVVALALLWFPAVALLVDRLGKWLRRPRTTRAVEGVTGGALTALGVTLLAEPLAH; from the coding sequence ATGGACGCACAACTGTTCGCCTTCATCGGGGTCGCCGCGGGCATGGTCGCCATGCCGGGCGCGGACTTCACCGTCGTCGTACGCAATGCGCTCGCCTCCCGGCGCGCGGGCGTGGCCTGCGCGGTCGGCGTCGCCGGGGGACTGCTCGTGCACACCGCGCTGGCGGTCGCCGGACTCGCGGCCGTTCTGGTCGCCGTTCCGGTGTTGTTCCGCACGCTGCAGATTCTGGGCGGTGCCTATGTGCTCTACCTGGGCGTACGGGCCGTACGCTCCGCCCTGCGCCCGGTGCTCGCGGTGGAGGATCCCGAGGCCGCGGCCACGCAGGGCATCGGCCGCAGCCTGCGCCAGGGCTTCCTCACGAACGTCCTCAACCCGAAGGCGCCCGTTCTCTTCCTGAGCCTGCTCCCGCAGTTCGTTCCGGACGGTGCGGCGGTACTGCCGCGCACCTTGCTGCTTGCGTCGATCGTCGTCGCTCTGGCGCTGCTGTGGTTCCCGGCGGTGGCCCTGCTCGTGGACCGTCTCGGGAAGTGGCTGCGCAGGCCGCGCACCACCCGGGCCGTCGAAGGCGTCACCGGCGGTGCGCTCACGGCTCTGGGAGTGACCCTGCTCGCCGAGCCGCTCGCGCACTGA